Proteins encoded in a region of the Trypanosoma brucei gambiense DAL972 chromosome 6, complete sequence genome:
- a CDS encoding ferric reductase transmembrane protein, putative: MSTEDILIECPLNVEVEEEADGINDVVRLEENQLSTAQLLCRITSLIAIGAFIYLTFWNNSQFWAVVFVYHPLFMVVAFMGALPELMCTVAGFHSRKFPFSRVIRTHLKWTMVFKALSLLGIVAVEWTKFVKSKNHFKSWHGIIGAVCEASQFLEALVGLSMYFNAGGRFFSSSQARLLRVAHRLLAVVVILTGLTSMSLGMFTKFAVEVYGALAVRVAFAILPIVLALWGYACPFVAW, translated from the coding sequence ATGAGCACCGAAGACATTCTGATTGAATGCCCTCTTAATGTTGAGGTTGAGGAAGAAGCAGATGGCATCAACGATGTTGTTCGTTTAGAGGAAAATCAATTATCTACTGCACAACTACTCTGTCGAATTACGTCCCTCATCGCGATTGGGGCGTTTATATACTTAACTTTTTGGAACAACTCTCAGTTCTGGGCCGTAGTATTTGTCTATCATCCATTGTTTATGGTAGTTGCTTTTATGGGCGCGCTTCCCGAGCTCATGTGCACTGTTGCTGGTTTTCATAGTCGGAAGTTTCCATTTAGTCGCGTCATTAGAACGCATCTCAAGTGGACTATGGTGTTTAAGGCATTAAGTTTGCTTGGCATAGTCGCAGTAGAGTGGACCAAATTCGTCAAATCCAAAAATCATTTCAAGTCTTGGCATGGGATTATCGGTGCCGTGTGTGAAGCTTCTCAGTTTTTGGAAGCACTCGTAGGTCTCAGCATGTATTTCAATGCTGGTGGTCGCTTCTTCAGTTCGTCTCAGGCGCGTTTGCTTCGTGTGGCGCATCGACTCCTTGCCGTCGTGGTTATTTTAACGGGATTAACTTCCATGTCGTTGGGCATGTTCACCAAGTTTGCCGTGGAAGTGTACGGAGCGTTGGCTGTGCGGGTGGCATTTGCCATTCTTCCCATTGTTTTGGCACTGTGGGGTTATGCTTGCCCCTTTGTTGCCTGGTAA
- a CDS encoding cyclosome subunit 1, putative, with translation MQSAYTIKVSERQADGVRDVSVFHHGELHFSTSHQNMKWAVLTRFPAPFTQHGGSLHPAAISLPDEKCDVASAGGGNEKQRDPVVVGKSDIDSGSKLMYEYLCVFHCDEPRNRLSHYTAHQPWTICSAYSTADPAAVTHFVLNNINPSCVVPGLRGVFVHGTPQSVPTVPSPLIQVGVNTFQPAADLWWMVSQLAINPVYVSVGGGNPATCLPTGDAAANSTRMHIYNCEDNMEYVAPKHALVGSTVLAQFQVSEDRMMVVAVGGNDVRLAMTTVSEHVGIMLWVWWPQRLHMPNLRVKGASVSLTVSESCRANVQVLFLFDASRGSLHVLRTPDLLTAKGSLDLLFTISTNCPPVVLPCMCSSMMQPIMVCNRPSVNEVALYYVPELLRTPLSTNYMATMSLSGVLPKNIIVEGVSYHNGSTIVFEAAVAGSDREPSVAASHQQYAFNFPSLLDEQHPLARFILEALEPVFETECVALLQCELLRRSWKSKRKGQVWDFGTGCLELIANIVHNSMSPNSDRRGSPSGGGRYAAVGGSGSGRSVSQMCDAAPSGLELQTSSACTFVDKNFRLCDVVADPILMTADTLQKNAFRFQDRGHHENHGKFSSELDHGNIWTKKQCGLCVFTLHLLYESLKLQERFWILLEPLARLNLRLSEIMQWSQYTRYYSTCLCETETEDFAGHTTTGASRTGTSVSFQRALPENLLIEYFKFHASSSTAAVMSGAPPLLYTILQRVLKGKARTSGGWPAIRGITSSNPLSLANKLFFMLVDCFDAPQVTARVPTSWWFTLCKGLLEYDIDPKFVSTELCAGVGQPIERALCIAKDHPDDIWNDDFNTIIGRLDRLQHNLTSTRCVNPAGDVVRTAQERAIGREYRATLNDDDGVIMRPDFPKRWGDSRLDIVQSMFNTAAPITLPSQVDGTDAIYGSLRNLSRRATALPVGRGMFTLCTQNFRVRDSVPIPPLNLEGRTSDGITITNNFEEAEPVNIIWPLFHNGCAAGLRFLSLPHFKGHRSAKEEESITRHWVLYQTRNISCPASRSGLLLAAGLLGHLKVLQRTDIYSLLVSPQSQFSGREAVTIAVLLGLSCSLRGTSNPVVFNCVSMHVQSLTPATEDIEVSLDVQTAASVSLGLLYQGTPDAFFVEMLLIQMSRLPSDEHFRDREGYALGAGFGLGLLLLGTGSSHGVPNVENRLLKFMEGARREAAPSACEGLEVFNEVNPDSGHFLTRAQMARNAKESFRNQSTRVYEGDCFNIAVSGPAAVVALGFIYLQTNDALIADKIAPPNRLVGLQGVFPELCLLRTMMSSLIMWSKVEPTQEWIFQNVPSCLLRLVHSPKKSGLAPSQIRYLTMNLGYCIAGAVLAMGMRFAGSMNADAKVTVLAELNGFLRGFIGSTKTGITSIQNSTGAFLPCISACAIALALVTAGTGDVQCLAVMQKLHKRMNVGYGDHLAISMATGLLFLGGGQLTLSNSLSSVAALIMAFYPVWPETASDNRMHLQALRHLYCLAVVPRLIETIDVLTNRPVSVPVRVIVNRGRLFQNEPSSVVKEMWTPVPKGRENQAVRMVTPCLLPELSTVAQIEIRSAQHYNMTICNMDPNVIGDGGIVVRVLEKNVTSTEDGKSGRSPGEELVVSWIQRLFHEQMQLRPGPIEAGVIIDNVNLLFTCQERFLADLSHSEREFSLDFIMNVRRTLNRRYSGLLRHNGRLSTRHPLSQLIMKQKSVYSTASSLVQTLVSDDGHSSDLAPIAEALLMYAEATGMESTGNSEAFHVSFVMQWLSQALHFYGLVGRTKPLSQLLTKYTDVLQRREQRVYALYRMNQTLLLRPEVLEDLVDCCVELAN, from the coding sequence ATGCAGAGTGCATACACAATAAAGGTTAGTGAAAGGCAGGCTGATGGTGTTCGTGATGTTTCAGTCTTCCATCATGGGGAACTTCACTTTTCAACATCACACCAGAATATGAAATGGGCCGTTCTTACGCGATTCCCAGCTCCTTTTACACAGCATGGGGGTTCCTTACATCCGGCGGCAATCTCACTACCAGATGAAAAATGCGATGTCGCCTCTGCTGGTGGGGGCAACGAGAAACAACGGGATCCAGTTGTTGTTGGGAAGAGTGATATCGACAGTGGGTCAAAACTCATGTATGAATACCTCTGCGTTTTCCACTGCGATGAACCGCGGAACCGTCTTAGTCACTACACTGCTCATCAGCCATGGACTATTTGTTCAGCGTACAGCACAGCGGACCCGGCTGCCGTGACGCACTTCGTGCTAAACAATATTAATCCCTCCTGCGTTGTGCCCGGTCTCCGTGGTGTGTTTGTTCATGGCACACCGCAAAGTGTTCCCACTGTCCCATCACCGTTAATTCAAGTCGGTGTAAACACCTTTCAGCCCGCTGCTGATTTGTGGTGGATGGTCTCTCAGTTGGCGATTAATCCGGTATATGTTTCCGTAGGTGGAGGTAACCCCGCCACGTGTCTTCCCACAGGCGACGCCGCAGCGAATTCAACACGCATGCATATTTACAACTGTGAGGACAACATGGAGTACGTTGCGCCCAAACATGCACTGGTAGGGTCTACTGTTCTCGCCCAGTTTCAGGTTTCGGAAGATAGAATGATGGTGGTTGCAGTTGGTGGAAATGATGTTCGTTTGGCTATGACCACCGTTAGTGAGCACGTGGGAATTATGTTGTGGGTGTGGTGGCCCCAACGGTTGCATATGCCTAATCTCCGCGTTAAGGGCGCCTCTGTCTCGTTAACGGTGTCGGAGAGTTGCCGTGCCAACGTGCAAgtcctgtttcttttcgacGCCTCGCGTGGTTCGCTACACGTTCTGAGGACACCGGATCTTCTTACAGCTAAGGGATCGCTGGACTTACTGTTTACCATATCAACAAATTGCCCGCCCGTCGTTCTTCCCTGTATGTGCTCTTCCATGATGCAACCCATCATGGTTTGTAATAGGCCTTCTGTGAATGAAGTCGCGCTCTACTACGTCCCGGAGCTATTACGAACACCACTGTCTACCAACTACATGGCCACAATGTCTCTTAGCGGGGTGCTACCTAAAAATATTATCGTTGAAGGAGTGTCGTACCACAACGGTTCGACCATTGTTTTCGAGGCTGCAGTGGCCGGTAGTGATAGGGAGCCATCTGTTGCAGCTAGTCATCAACAGTATGCATTcaactttccttcacttctggATGAACAACATCCACTTGCTCGTTTCATTTTGGAGGCTCTTGAGCCGGTGTTCGAAACTGAATGTGTGGCCCTACTGCAATGTGAGTTGCTCCGACGCTCGTGGAAAAGTAAACGCAAAGGGCAAGTATGGGACTTTGGCACTGGATGCTTAGAGCTTATTGCAAACATTGTACACAACAGTATGTCTCCCAATAGTGACAGAAGGGGTAGTCCTTCTGGGGGGGGAAGATACGCGGCAGTGGGTGGCAGCGGTAGTGGTCGGTCCGTCAGTCAAATGTGTGATGCTGCGCCGTCCGGTTTGGAGTTGCAGACTTCCTCAGCTTGCACGTTTGTAGACAAAAATTTTCGTCTTTGCGACGTCGTAGCGGATCCCATTCTCATGACAGCTGACACATTGCAGAAAAATGCCTTTCGGTTTCAAGACCGAGGACATCATGAAAACCATGGAAAGTTTAGTTCTGAACTTGACCATGGAAACATATGGACAAAGAAACAATGTGGGCTATGTGTTTTCACACTCCATCTACTCTACGAAAGTCTCAAGTTACAGGAACGCTTTTGGATTCTACTTGAACCTTTGGCGCGGTTAAACCTGCGACTAAGTGAAATTATGCAGTGGTCTCAGTATACTCGTTACTACTCAACATGCTTGTGCGAAACGGAAACTGAAGATTTTGCAGGACACACCACAACTGGCGCCTCTCGAACGGGGACTTCCGTTTCTTTCCAGCGCGCGCTCCCCGAGAACCTTCTTATTGAGTATTTCAAATTTCACGCCTCTTCCTCGACAGCGGCTGTTATGAGTGGTGCGCCTCCCTTATTGTATACTATTCTTCAGCGTGTGCTTAAGGGGAAAGCACGGACTTCCGGTGGTTGGCCCGCTATTCGTGGCATCACCAGCAGCAATCCACTTTCGTTGGCCAACAAACTCTTTTTTATGCTGGTAGATTGCTTCGATGCACCGCAAGTGACCGCAAGAGTACCTACGAGTTGGTGGTTCACCTTGTGCAAAGGGTTGCTGGAATATGATATTGACCCCAAATTCGTCTCAACTGAGCTCTGCGCTGGCGTTGGGCAGCCTATCGAGAGAGCGTTGTGTATTGCAAAGGACCATCCCGACGATATATGGAATGATGACTTTAATACGATAATTGGGCGTTTGGACAGGCTTCAGCACAATTTAACATCGACACGGTGCGTCAATCCAGCTGGTGATGTTGTGCGGACAGCGCAAGAGAGGGCAATCGGTAGGGAGTACAGGGCCACATTGAACGATGACGATGGTGTTATTATGCGGCCTGACTTTCCAAAGCGCTGGGGTGATTCTCGTTTAGATATTGTTCAGAGCATGTTCAATACGGCGGCACCGATCACCCTGCCCAGTCAAGTGGATGGTACGGATGCGATATACGGTTCATTAAGGAACCTTTCAAGGAGAGCAACTGCCTTACCTGTTGGACGTGGAATGTTTACCCTATGTACGCAAAATTTTCGGGTGAGGGACAGTGTCCCGATACCTCCACTCAACCTGGAGGGGCGAACTAGTGATGGCATCACCATTACAAATAATTTTGAGGAGGCAGAGCCAGTGAATATCATATGGCCGCTTTTCCATAACGGGTGTGCTGCAGGATTGCGATTTCTTTCGTTGCCCCATTTCAAAGGACATCGTTcagcaaaagaggaagaatcCATCACACGGCATTGGGTGCTCTATCAGACACGAAATATTTCTTGCCCAGCATCACGATCTGGACTTCTTCTAGCTGCGGGCCTACTCGGCCACCTTAAGGTCCTTCAACGGACCGATATTTATTCCCTTCTCGTATCACCACAGTCCCAGTTCTCGGGACGCGAAGCGGTTACGATTGCTGTGTTGCTGGGGTTAAGCTGTAGTTTACGTGGCACATCAAACCCTGTTGTGTTCAATTGTGTCTCAATGCATGTGCAGTCACTTACGCCAGCCACCGAAGACATCGAAGTTTCACTTGATGTACAAACTGCCGCTTCCGTGTCACTTGGGCTTTTGTACCAGGGAACACCCGATGCCTTTTTTGTCGAGATGTTACTCATTCAAATGTCACGTCTCCCTTCGGATGAGCATTTCCGAGACCGTGAGGGTTACGCCCTTGGTGCAGGTTTTGGTCTTGGACTGTTGCTGCTTGGAACCGGAAGCTCCCATGGCGTGCCCAATGTGGAAAACCGTTTACTGAAGTTTATGGAAGGGGCTCGCCGCGAGGCCGCACCATCCGCGTGTGAAGGACTTGAAGTATTCAACGAAGTCAACCCTGACAGCGGCCACTTTCTGACACGAGCACAAATGGCGCGAAACGCCAAGGAGTCGTTTAGGAACCAATCTACACGAGTATACGAAGGTGATTGCTTTAATATAGCTGTCTCCGGTCCTGCTGCTGTGGTAGCACTGGGGTTCATTTATCTGCAAACCAACGATGCGCTCATAGCAGATAAGATTGCTCCACCCAACCGTCTTGTGGGATTGCAAGGAGTTTTCCCGGAGTTGTGCCTCCTTCGGACAATGATGTCTTCCCTTATCATGTGGTCCAAGGTTGAGCCAACACAAGAGTGGATTTTCCAGAATGTCCCATCCTGCCTACTCCGTCTCGTGCACtcaccaaagaaaagtggTCTCGCTCCGTCGCAGATTCGCTATCTGACGATGAATCTTGGTTACTGCATTGCTGGTGCTGTTCTGGCAATGGGCATGCGGTTTGCAGGTTCTATGAATGCGGACGCCAAGGTGACGGTACTTGCGGAATTAAATGGGTTTCTTCGTGGTTTTATCGGTTCTACCAAGACGGGGATCACAAGTATACAGAATTCTACGGGCGCCTTTCTTCCGTGCATTTCGGCGTGCGCGATAGCATTGGCACTAGTTACTGCTGGAACAGGTGATGTTCAATGCCTCGCTGTTATGCAAAAGTTGCACAAACGCATGAATGTGGGTTATGGCGATCATCTTGCTATCTCCATGGCTACTGGACTTCTTTTCCTCGGTGGAGGGCAACTGACACTTTCGAACTCGCTTTCTTCTGTTGCGGCCCTTATCATGGCTTTCTACCCTGTTTGGCCTGAGACAGCGTCTGACAATAGAATGCATCTGCAAGCATTGCGACATCTATACTGTCTCGCCGTGGTTCCCCGACTTATTGAAACAATTGATGTGCTAACGAACCGTCCGGTGTCTGTTCCTGTTCGTGTCATTGTTAATCGAGGAAGGTTGTTTCAAAATGAACCTTCGAGTGTTGTGAAAGAGATGTGGACGCCTGTGCCGAAGGGTAGAGAAAACCAAGCGGTCCGTATGGTGACACCATGCCTCTTGCCTGAACTTAGTACAGTTGCACAAATCGAAATAAGGAGTGCTCAGCACTATAATATGACCATATGCAACATGGACCCCAATGTcattggtgatggtggtaTTGTTGTTCGCGTTCTTGAGAAAAATGTAACCAGCACGGAGGACGGCAAATCTGGTCGTAGCCCTGGGGAGGAACTTGTGGTGAGCTGGATACAACGCCTATTCCATGAACAAATGCAGTTGCGGCCCGGACCAATAGAAGCTGGGGTCATCATTGACAACGTAAACCTCTTGTTCACCTGTCAGGAAAGATTTCTAGCGGATTTGAGTCATTCCGAGCGGGAGTTTTCTTTAGATTTTATAATGAACGTGCGTCGGACGTTAAACCGACGGTACAGCGGCCTATTGCGACATAACGGAAGGTTGTCCACGCGGCACCCTCTTTCTCAGTTGATTATGAAGCAGAAATCCGTGTATAGCACGGCCTCTTCTCTTGTACAGACACTTGTGAGTGATGATGGGCACTCCAGTGACCTTGCGCCTATTGCGGAAGCCCTTCTCATGTATGCCGAGGCCACAGGAATGGAGTCAACGGGTAACAGCGAAGCCTTCCACGTTTCTTTTGTCATGCAATGGCTTTCTCAGGCACTTCACTTTTACGGTCTTGTCGGACGGACAAAACCTCTGTCGCAGTTGCTAACCAAGTATACTGACGTACTTCAACGGCGGGAACAAAGGGTTTACGCACTCTACCGCATGAACCAAACCTTGTTGCTTCGCCCTGAAGTGCTTGAAGACTTGGTGGATTGCTGTGTAGAGCTGGCAAACTAA
- a CDS encoding mannosyltransferase, putative, translating into MELQSLIDTVSLQKLLLLGALLRLILIAYAFFHDQWFRVKYTDIDYMIVVDGARHMWNGGSPFDRTTFRYTPLLAALVMPSIWIANPMGKLIFASSDLGAAWYCYGVLKSFAKERSAKWMVSLFILFNPIVLSVSTRGNSDMLVTFMSLMVLSKFARRKCYQAAAVLGFAVHFKIYPIIYALPLTLGVWEQSVAASTNTWRRVVKTAVVVSICALMAAISFAVPTVLCYMKYGQQYLNEAFIYHVYREDHRHNFSPYWLLMYLNMARRHLGQGVDFSPRLVAFVPQAVVLSFVSYKLRRNTAHACCVQTVLFVAFNKVCTVQYFVWFIPFLAFLFCEPKEVEDDESDGSGAFKFFSWVKALGVVLMWAATIPLWVTTAVPLEFHGYSDFAKLWIVSCLFFLAMVVLASMLARIAYRVQCTKCSAKSIKVA; encoded by the coding sequence ATGGAATTGCAGTCGCTTATAGACACGGTGAGTTTGCAAAAACTGCTGCTTCTGGGTGCCTTGTTGCGTTTAATTCTTATCGCGTATGCATTCTTTCATGATCAATGGTTTAGGGTAAAATATACGGATATTGATTACATGATCGTTGTGGATGGGGCGCGACACATGTGGAATGGGGGCTCTCCTTTCGACCGCACGACATTTCGTTATACCCCCCTTCTTGCTGCGTTAGTGATGCCCAGCATTTGGATTGCGAATCCCATGGGAAAGTTGATATTCGCTTCTTCGGACTTAGGTGCGGCTTGGTATTGTTACGGTGTGCTGAAAAGTTTTGCCAAGGAAAGAAGTGCGAAGTGGATGGTGTCTTTATTTATCTTGTTTAATCCGATTGTTCTGAGTGTGTCCACACGGGGGAACAGCGACATGCTGGTTACTTTCATGAGTTTGATGGTTTTGTCTAAGTTCGCTCGTCGTAAGTGCTATCAAGCAGCGGCCGTTCTTGGTTTCGCCGTTCACTTTAAGATATACCCGATAATATATGCTCTTCCGCTTACCCTTGGTGTGTGGGAACAATCTGTTGCGGCGAGCACAAACACGTGGAGACGGGTGGTCAAGACGGCAGTCGTCGTGTCAATATGCGCACTAATGGCTGCAATTTCCTTCGCAGTACCCACGGTCCTTTGTTACATGAAGTATGGACAACAGTACCTCAACGAGGCCTTTATTTACCATGTATATCGCGAAGATCATCGTCACAACTTTTCACCGTATTGGTTGCTGATGTATCTCAACATGGCGAGACGTCATCTGGGACAAGGTGTTGACTTCTCCCCGCGCCTCGTTGCGTTTGTTCCTCAGGCAGTGGTGTTGAGTTTTGTATCGTACAAACTCCGCCGCAACACGGCGCATGCTTGCTGTGTGCAGACGGTGTTGTTCGTTGCCTTTAATAAGGTGTGCACTGTACAATATTTTGTGTGGTTTATCCCCTTTCTTGCGTTCCTTTTCTGTGAGCCAAAAGAGGTGGAGGACGACGAAAGTGATGGCAGCGGTGCGttcaaatttttttcctGGGTGAAGGCGCTCGGTGTGGTGCTGATGTgggcagcaaccattcctcTATGGGTCACCACCGCCGTGCCGCTGGAGTTTCACGGTTATAGTGACTTTGCAAAACTCTGGATTGTTTcgtgccttttctttttggcgATGGTTGTACTCGCTTCCATGTTAGCACGCATTGCGTATCGGGTTCAGTGTACGAAGTGTTCAGCGAAGTCGATCAAAGTAGCTTAG
- a CDS encoding calpain-like cysteine peptidase, putative produces the protein MVVSLSGYSPREVYEVECAKFNCKKNSAICNFLSERPDDFKSISVIDLSKNFVGPKGVLPLLEVVRLCENLELLNLCGQQLDKNAIDALCLVLRSHPTVIHLNLSANPLSMSAGTSLLLLAKDNPLIQHINLTDSFIKPSVLLAINAQLERNREYRGKEADRADIISNVQRNEKLNGSDVRIPLQTSQERGEVLSRPMQPIVQDQNVTSRETDDQAYDSLYPHDLGALLASFTHEVHDVLFDEDPTSYVAKYCSVRRTCFHDADFRADRVPLRRGVRRWDAFAWRRVSKLFPSATLLPEAGEDKTLVFPRECFQAYSWVFTCVEAVFKDAAILRDTLFTSYDVDHGVYGIRVYVDGRWRYVIVDDYLPVNEKNELMFTKPVDNKYFWPCILEKALAKMYGGYLALDIEFILESVPRALSMTPEATTPTNTPLLASNGFPNTVECRDDDVRRTSCAKTLQDLSGGVGITRFLRTAEFQKDEWWASMLDMSRSGAIMVGITDFENALPGIETAHAYRITHVQQVGGIKLVMLSSQWSPQQWKGDWSDDSCLWQSHRDVSMTLRKKRLAGDHFGFWMSYNDFLSVFIQVHICHVFNGFTQHVVECEWGRDTAGGPCFDHHWHLNPHFKLRLSENTLFFINLSLPDTRFAPTCVKAMGMHILNSPRYPVCYLHNTQDCVVATDYVETDSISVEGNFTKEGVYWIVPSADLTGVMSRFILRMFVSSPFVFSSEVIGNHWNTLKFSDIIECSGEFCAGDDNAQVLIRFLTNDKIREEVSVGPIVVKVATPEDKNLAIGLFLVHSSFAGSKASRTLGVVDKGDIVASSPYAVTDRAYIMADVCDNDVYTLITCISPTGSRAEIEYTLWSAIPSPQHTILPVWGRKSVTVSWPEGSGSFYGVKNNPQIEICPERDFDTFVIKMNLVECNVTDPAIVLFVLQNAGNKGDGIKGKIPANQVLKRSQYVRHHFVQCELQLLEPTDSLLVIPCLQPTGSKGACAITVSTETSDFSVRVLSSV, from the coding sequence ATGGTTGTGAGTCTTTCCGGTTATTCTCCGCGGGAAGTATACGAGGTAGAGTGTGCCAAATTTAACTGCAAAAAGAATAGTGCAATATGTAACTTCCTTTCGGAGCGGCCGGATGACTTTAAAAGCATCAGCGTTATTGATTTATCAAAGAATTTTGTGGGGCCAAAAGGTGTTCTGCCTCTTCTGGAGGTTGTTCGTCTCTGTGAAAATCTCGAACTTTTGAATCTGTGCGGTCAACAACTAGATAAAAACGCTATTGACGCACTCTGTTTGGTGTTGCGTAGTCATCCCACTGTAATTCATTTAAATCTCTCGGCCAATCCACTTAGTATGTCGGCAGGTACATCGCTTCTCTTGCTGGCGAAGGACAATCCGCTTATTCAGCACATCAACCTCACAGATAGCTTCATCAAACCATCTGTTCTGTTGGCGATTAATGCACAATTGGAGAGAAACAGAGAATATAGAGGTAAGGAAGCGGACCGAGCAGATATAATTTCAAACGTGCAAAGGAATGAGAAATTAAACGGTAGTGATGTTAGAATACCCTTGCAGACATCGCAAGAGAGAGGGGAAGTTCTTTCAAGGCCTATGCAACCGATTGTGCAAGACCAAAATGTGACATCGCGTGAAACAGATGATCAGGCATACGATTCCTTGTATCCCCATGATTTGGGTGCCCTTTTGGCTAGTTTTACACATGAGGTTCATGATGTCTTGTTTGATGAAGATCCGACATCATACGTAGCGAAATATTGCTCGGTGCGGCGGACATGCTTTCACGACGCAGACTTTCGTGCTGATAGAGTCCCTCTTCGTCGCGGTGTTAGGCGGTGGGATGCCTTCGCCTGGAGGCGTGTGAGCAAGTTGTTTCCATCAGCAACGTTACTTCCGGAAGCTGGGGAAGATAAGACACTGGTATTCCCTCGCGAATGCTTCCAAGCATATTCGTGGGTTTTTACCTGCGTTGAGGCTGTTTTCAAGGATGCGGCAATCCTTCGTGATACTCTTTTCACTTCTTACGATGTGGATCACGGTGTTTATGGTATTCGCGTGTATGTGGATGGGCGGTGGCGGTACGTTATAGTCGATGACTATCTTCCCGTTAACGAGAAGAACGAACTCATGTTCACAAAACCCGTTGACAATAAATACTTCTGGCCTTGTATACTAGAGAAAGCATTAGCCAAGATGTACGGTGGTTATTTGGCACTTGATATAGAATTTATTTTGGAGTCCGTTCCACGAGCCCTTTCGATGACTCCTGAAGCAACCACCCCAACGAACACGCCACTACTTGCGTCCAACGGTTTTCCGAACACTGTGGAGTGTCGTGATGACGATGTACGGCGTACGAGCTGCGCCAAAACACTACAAGACCTCAGTGGTGGGGTGGGTATTACTCGCTTCCTGCGTACTGCCGAATTTCAGAAGGATGAGTGGTGGGCCTCTATGCTAGATATGTCTAGGTCTGGTGCTATTATGGTGGGGATAACAGACTTTGAAAATGCCCTTCCCGGTATAGAGACGGCTCACGCATACCGCATTACCCACGTGCAGCAGGTTGGTGGAATAAAGCTCGTCATGCTTTCCAGTCAGTGGTCGCCCcagcagtggaagggcgATTGGTCAGATGATTCTTGTCTATGGCAGTCTCATCGTGATGTCAGTATGACTcttcgaaaaaaaaggttggCCGGCGACCACTTTGGGTTTTGGATGTCGTATAACGACTTCCTTTCGGTTTTTATTCAGGTGCATATTTGTCATGTGTTTAATGGCTTTACACAGCATGTTGTGGAGTGTGAGTGGGGTAGGGACACCGCAGGGGGGCCATGCTTTGACCATCACTGGCACCTCAATCCACACTTCAAACTGCGACTGTCAGAGAACACGCTCTTTTTCATCAACCTTTCCCTACCGGACACGCGCTTTGCACCAACGTGCGTTAAGGCGATGGGGATGCATATTCTTAACAGCCCGCGGTACCCGGTATGCTACCTACATAACACGCAAGATTGTGTCGTCGCAACCGATTATGTGGAGACGGACTCGATTTCCGTAGAGGGCAATTTTACAAAAGAAGGTGTTTATTGGATAGTTCCCAGTGCTGACTTGACAGGGGTAATGAGCAGGTTCATCCTCCGCATGTTTGTAAGCTCaccatttgttttctcttcagAAGTGATTGGCAACCATTGGAATACGCTGAAATTCTCCGATATCATAGAGTGTAGTGGCGAATTCTGTGCGGGGGATGACAACGCGCAAGTGCTTATTCGGTTTCTCACAAATGACAAGATTAGAGAGGAGGTGTCGGTAGGTCCAATTGTTGTGAAGGTGGCAACACCAGAGGATAAGAACCTTGCGATTGGGCTGTTCCTTGTACATTCAAGTTTTGCGGGATCCAAGGCGTCCAGGACCCTTGGAGTTGTGGACAAAGGGGATATTGTGGCTTCGAGTCCTTATGCAGTTACTGACAGGGCTTACATTATGGCAGACGTTTGCGATAACGACGTGTACACGTTGATAACATGTATTAGTCCCACCGGCTCACGCGCGGAAATCGAATACACCTTATGGAGTGCCATCCCCTCGCCGCAGCATACCATTTTACCTGtatggggaaggaaaagcgTTACAGTGTCGTGGCCTGAGGGGAGTGGTTCTTTCTATGGGGTGAAGAACAACCCGCAAATTGAGATATGCCCTGAACGCGATTTTGATACGTTCGTTATCAAGATGAACCTCGTGGAATGTAATGTGACCGATCCTGCGATTGTTCTTTTCGTGCTTCAAAACGCCGGGAATAAGGGGGATGGTATCAAGGGGAAAATACCAGCGAATCAGGTGTTAAAACGCTCTCAGTATGTGCGACACCACTTTGTACAGTGCGAGCTGCAACTGCTAGAACCGACGGACTCCCTTTTGGTTATTCCTTGTCTGCAGCCCACGGGGTCGAAAGGGGCGTGTGCCATAACGGTTTCAACGGAAACTTCCGATTTTTCTGTTAGAGTGTTGTCGAGTGTTTAA
- a CDS encoding intraflagellar transport (IFT) protein, putative yields MDDDKLVMFDANGAIRMYDPEKFDQLVKTIEVEKRFTTRMDEFKNIVNQTMSIVEQLGKAIEEEKLKAIGSRNIVESEAEERFRTVQEAQVRLREKQAELDRYIAEYDSLKKVEQEQEMYIKHLSHASRE; encoded by the coding sequence ATGGATGATGATAAACTTGTGATGTTTGACGCCAATGGCGCCATACGCATGTACGACCCGGAGAAATTCGACCAACTAGTGAAGACGATCGAAGTCGAAAAACGCTTTACCACACGTATGGACGAGTTCAAGAACATCGTCAATCAGACTATGTCGATTGTTGAGCAACTGGGAAAGGCcattgaagaggaaaaattgAAAGCGATTGGATCTCGCAACATCGTAGAAAGCGAAGCAGAGGAGCGCTTTCGCACTGTACAGGAGGCGCAAGTAAGGCTCCGTGAAAAGCAAGCAGAACTCGACCGTTATATTGCAGAATATGATTCACTGAAGAAAGTGGAACAAGAACAGGAGATGTACATCAAGCACCTGAGTCACGCCTCGCGTGAGTAG